One Thamnophis elegans isolate rThaEle1 chromosome 2, rThaEle1.pri, whole genome shotgun sequence genomic window, tgccggcgtatgatctcacccagttaATGTATAAGCCTGGAAATggggagactctgagttctaatcctccttcgagcatgaagccagctgggtgaccttctCCTCCATTCTCCCTCAGCGTAGGAAAgtggcagtggcaaaccactcccgaaaaaccttgtcaagaaaacttgcAGGGATTGGTCCAGGTAATTGACCTGTTCTCTAAAGCATCtaatggcaggacaagaagctcaTGTTCCATGGAAGAGATTGGGCAATATTTTATTCAgaacaatgtaaggtttccttatttggacaggaggttggactagaagacctccaaggtcccttccagccctatgattctatgtctaTGTTTACATCacaaggagcagtggtgggttgcaagtggtacgccccagtacgggcgtaacggagcctgcccggagcaccgggtaccattccggtacagtgctctggagggcccacctgcccacactccttacctgtccttttaAGCCTTCAGAACCTCTGCGCACGTGCATTGcccatacagcacctgcacgatgctccgctgagcagctgcagCGTAACAGAGACTTGCAGTGGCATCGTTGGAAGGTAagatgcatgcgtgtgctgcgtgcattcatgtggggatccggaacccaccactgaccaggagtcaagactaattttaaggcacaaaagaatccagatgtTTATGTATACATATTGTTTTGATATAAGCATTATTTATATACTagttggatacccgtgcttcactacgaaactatgtgatccggcttgataaattgacagtaaaagcttgaaaattaatgagtagttacattTGGGCTTGATACATTAACACATAAAgcctgaaaattaatgtagaatgtgtaactccttagcatcagagcatgttaatataaggcaactggcagttggaacagagttcttttcaggtggggtggtggtggagtagAATGTCtcgctcagtgtttctcaaccttggtgactttaagtcctgtggacttcaactcccagaattccccagccagctatggggaattctgggagttgaagtccacagccacaggacttaaagtcaccaaggttgagaaacactggtctagttccTTAGCATGAATGTGtattaaaataatactttataagaaatactgataatctgatggtcattttgaaaaatcatttcttagcgagcacctagaagccaagaggaacatacgtgcggaatttcaagtttgtaggctttacagttctggagatttcatgatgagtgagtggtatttggcttttatatacatatagattatctgttatttttatttgttttctactGAAAAATATGTATACTTAATAGGCATATTTTATTACCATTCATACAAATACAATATGAAATATAAAGGAACAATCTCACTGACACACTGCAGGCTAAAATGGATTGGACATTTCTACAAAATAGGTAGACCTACCTTATCCCCCATTTCCTAATCTACTTTGGAGAGTTGGGAGACCATTTCAAGCAGTGTGGAAGCATATCCAGTGAAGCAGCTGTAGTGTGTATGAGCGAGTTTGGTGTACTGGTTAATATACCAAGCTGGAAATCAGAAGACTGtgggttctagtcctgctttaggcacaaagccagctgggtaaccctgggccagtctctctcacaACCTTAGGAAGTAGGTAAGGGCAAACCaaagttggtattcagcaggttctgaccagttctggagaaccagtagcagaagttttgagtagttcagagagccagttaataccacctctggctggccctgcctccatctattctctgcttcctgagtcccagctgattgggagggaatagggattttgcagtaactttcccctggagtggggagggaatggatattttacagtatctttctcctgccacgcccaccaagccacgcccaccaagccatgccacgcccacagaaccggtagtaaaaaaaattgaatcccaccactggggcaaaccacttccaaactcttgccaagaaaactacaggggcTTTTCTAGGTAGTTATCAGGAATCACTTGAAGGTGAACccttgtgtgcatgcgcacgtatACGGACACACACAGAGTGGTAAGCAGGGCAAGGAGAATTCTTTAGCAAGCAGAACTCTATTTCCAGTTGGGTGAAGCTCTACAGCTATAATGTTCAAATGGCTCAAACAtattcagcaaaaaaaaagtgcttGAAAACATGAAAATCGTTTGCCATTTTTTTCTGCAATAGTTAGAGTAAAATGCAGCTGCTCCTTCATAGTTCCAAACCCCTTAATAGTCATGATATCATGGGTACTATGCTGCGTAATTTACCTTGTAATACAAAAGTAAGTAGATAACACAATCCTTTTCAAACTGAAGCATGCACAAACTTCATTTGAAAGCTTCTGCTCAAAAATGTGAGCAGAAAAGCAAGATTTATTCTTAATAAGATGAAATAGAATCCATGTGATTATTGCTCATATATTTAACCAGTTCTCCTACATATTCATTATTAATGGAGGACACTTTGGCCCAAGGATGGGGGTGGTTCCCCTTCCATCTTACACGTAGTAGTGTTCCAAAGGGTATCTCAGCTGGTCTATTTAGGCAGGCACAGGAATTGTCCTTAGCTACAAGAATTCTCCAAAGTGTGTATGAGTGGTGAGAGAAAAGATAAGAAGTGGAGAGACAACATTGCTTCAGAGTGTGATTAAATAAAtcattaaataaatacaataggaAACAAATAATCTGTCTCTTAGtttcttatctttcttttcccaactcccattttctctcttcttcctctccagcAACAACCTTGAGCATTTATAAGTTTCCTTTCCCAGAACTATCACACTCTGCTCCAATCTAGAGGACCGGAAAGCTTATGAAACAATAAATAACCTTAAGGTGTCACAGTATATCCTACTGTTTTTGCTGCACATGAcctaatagaaataaaaataatttcagtaaaGCATGAAACTACCAATCTCTACAGGTTGAACTGTATTCATTCTCTAAGGACAAACGTCTGTAGCAGCTAAAAGAGCTGTATATGGTCcatattttgttgttttattattaGAAGTATGGTGAGCTagtcaaaattattattatttttaaaaatattaggtGATTATGATTTTATAGAATAATTGGAATTGTGCAGATGCAACAGATAACTTGAAAATAAACAGCCCCCTATCAAatatctatcaatatctatcaaACCCAAGTTCAGTTGTTACAAATAAATGGAATATCAAGGGCAGAGTATATCATACATTTTGTCTTGACATTATAGGGCATTTGGGCCAAACTGTTTCTCTCAGTCCaaaccacctcacaggattgctgtTGTTGTGGATAAAATAGGAGGAGTAAGGAATAGTATGTATCTTGAGTACTTACTTATAAGGTaagaaaggcaggataaaaaaaatctaataaataaaatggtaaaaaaaaaatgaatatgccAGCCTGTGGAAGTAATGAGACAAAACTCGATTTGTGCTAAAGACAGGAGAAATATGGTAATTCAGCGAAAGAGAATGCCAGGGAAGAAATATTACCCCAACTCTACTCTCAGAGACCCAGTTCAAGAGCTTCCCTGTGccatcaattttttaaaagaaaataagaaaaaaaatcagtttattaAACAATCATATCAAAATAAGCTTCAGTCTCTACCCAAGACTTTCACGTTCTTAAGATGAAAAAAAGTTCCATAGCAGTAGAAATTTACTAATTGGCCATCTGCTGCCTTCAAAATTTGTACTTCTCTCTACTTAATGATAGGGTTGGCCTGGAAGCACTTAAACAAAAAAATCTAGAGTTAAACTAATAGAATGGAactttctattctgctgtcttttCTGAGGGCCCCCAAACACACAGTGCCTATTCATAGTGATCAATTAACTTAAGGGGGGAGAAAATAATCTGTgagattattatttgtatttttgagATGCCATTGACTTAATGTCCCTTGAATTTTGCAATCATTGCAAGTAATATCAAAAATGtatcaaaatataaattaagTCAGTAAAAACAACATATGCTGAAAATATGAACTTTATTTCCTAACCCTAAATCTAGAGCAAGACTTATGCAAAGGGATAGCACCATTCTCTTCTGACTTAGTTTACCTCTGTTTGGGCTTGAACAATATTTTTCTGAAgtatcaattcaattcagttcagtttattactgtcatagaccagagaccagaacaaataaaaacactcaataaatgtacaattaaaaattctagtataaaataagaaagaaagaaagaaagaaagaaagaaagaaagaaagaaagaaagaaagaaagaaagaaagaaagaaagaaagaattatacGAAAACTCAATAAGGTATCTCCTTTAGTTCATGAGCTGTGCTTTCAACATAGTGAAGCCTGGTTTTTCACTGccataaatatttcattattattatttttgtcattTGATGCCATACTTTCCTggcaattattaaaaatatcaaacAGATTGTCCTGTCCTTATCTGCAGTTTATGGTGTCACTATCATGCCCTGATGACTTCCATCTCTCCAACTGATCACATAGTGTGGTCTTTTCATCCTTAAGGTGACACTTTTACATCAAAGCTTCAAGATATATAATTTGTGATACTTCCCCACTTATTATCTGGGGGACAATGTCAGTTGACCTACAGTCATTGTGATCAGATGTGCATTTTGGATGAACATATGACCCACACAACACACACTGAGATGCTTTTGAAACCAACTTCTTTGTAGGCTTCCTACAATATAGAAGTGAGGAGGACACCATATTCCTGTTTTGTTAGGGGAAGAAAGGGGATGCATTTATACAATTCCATAACAGTGCTTGAAGATATATTAGCCTTCCCTTATTTTGCTTTGTTACAATTTCCAGAAAATAATGGAGAACATTGAACTGAAATTTTAACGCATACCTTCCAGCTCCTTTATAAGTGTCAGATTCAATCCTATTCcccttaccaaaaaaaaaaaagtcaggactATCTAGCAGCTAGTCAATTTGAGAAACACTTGGCAGAAATGTTTTCCTCTATGCCAGTTTACTTCACTTTGTTTTAACTTGAAAGATCTCTAAGTAGGATGTAGGGCTGTCAAATCTGCCTGGAGAAGCCCAGGCAGAGCTCTGAAGTCAACCCTGCTCTGCTCATAGTACAGTGCCCCAGTGATGAATGCCTCCTTCCCTGGCTGATGTGGTGCTGAAAGGGGAGGGCTGCCAATCCAGAAGAGACAAACCTTATCTGTAAATGAATGACGTCTCACAGATCAGGACAATGTCATTTGGCAGGATAGGGATTAGCAACAGGGACAACCAATTTTGTGTCACCTTGGTTTTGTGCAAAGAGGATGGGACTTTAAGGTAGTAATAGAGAAAGGCCCTATGCCATTCTAAAAGGGGACATAATAAATCTGGATTCTAAACTTCCGACTAACTTTTCTCAGATTCCGGTTATATGCAACACTATTAAACAGGGAGCATAGCACGTTGTCACCCAGATTTCCTCCTGGATGTCAATTTATCTGTTCCAAGTGGAAGAAAAATAGATACAGTGtagatgtttgtgtatgtgtatattctCTTCACATAACATATAATTAAGCTATGGAATTCACTGTACTACAATGAAGTAATTATCAccacactgaaagttttaaaagacaaataGGTTTGTCTATAGGGTAAAGCTACCTGTGGTTACTTATTAGTTTTATGACCTGACTTTTGTCTAGTAGGAGCTCATTGCATCGAGTAAACAATGTGTTATTCTTCCTGTTTACTTCCTTAACCAAAACCCTGGGAGATATATGGCCAAGAGACAAATGGCTGATTCAACTGAACTTCCATAAACTTGGATCTCCTCAATCTTCATCCCACAACTAGTGCTACTGGTCATACGACTACAATATATAAGAAAGAAATTGTTACTATGGTCGTGTCCTGCTTAGAAACGTGGATTAAAAGCACTTGGATTCCTTGCAGCCGTTATTGTCACTGAAATATAGGGaaagaatggaggggggggggaaactttcAGGGAAGTCTGAATATTCCTATGATTATTCCAATTCAAGAAATCAGAAGGGATTGTGACAATCTGGGCGCAGAATTGGTATTCTGCCTTGGTTGTGCTGCAATGGGGGAGACAGATAAACACTGTCTATACAATCAGGACAAGGTTAGTTAGGATCCAGCAGATTCAAGGGCAGCAAATGAGCTCTTCCAACTGCAAACAACTCATTAGAGACAGGCACAAGCAACAGGAGCCTATCCGTGCTGCGCCCTCATGCATCAAAACCATCTTAACAGAGAAATGgccattcttcctttctctctcatgAACATGAGACATCAGAAAATGTACAGCTATGAATGCGAGGGGGGGGAGCCCAACAATTCATATGCATCTAGATTTAAAATCTATTTCCTAGAACTGAAAATTGAAAGAATTGAATAATTTGGTTCAAATTATGATTATTCTCTCCTTTACAAAACAGAGGGGAAAATTGGTATTTTCCAATAATGTGTTTTAATACGTAAAACAACTGTTTTCAGAAAAGGCAACATTGGTTTCAATAGAACTTACTTTCAGCTGGATAGTAAATAAGTTGCAAAGTTTTAGACATTTACATTGAAATTCCCAATGTGCCCTTCCAACCAGAGTTATTTAGatatttcacaaacatttttattCACAATTTGGAAGCAAATGCTGTTGGAAtgttggactttttttttaatatgctgcaCTATGTAGGCGGCAGTAAAACTATCTTCTGCATTCTACATTCACACAGGTTTGATACTGACAGATGGTGAAGAAGTAAACTACCACAATATTTTAGAAATAAGCAGCAGCTGgggcatttttatttcttctttctagcACCTTTGTAGATTTTAAGGTGAAGTACACCACAAGTTTAGATATTCCCCATTCTCACTACATATTTGCTGGTAAATCGGATGATTAGGGagactttggtgctctctgagcttagttgtttgcttgcaaatttttcattagccaactaggtaacatccattGGATAATCCCTATTTCCTTTGATCCTGTCCAGTTCTGGAATTTCCTTGAAAGCTCCTGAGATCTGCCCTTCTTTTTCGTCAGTCAACAGTTGCATACCTTTGCCCTTAGCAAAGACCAAGGACCCCCAAGATCAacaatgggtgttttttttttcatttcccttaTTCAAATAATCGCAAGCAGCATTTGCTGGTAGAGTACAACGCACTCCAAGTTCCCTTCACAACAAAAGCCCTCCCTGAAATACTACAGTACGAGCAGAATTAGCTCCTCCACTCCAcgtccaagaaagaaagaaggaaagaaagaaagaaagaatgaagggagggagggaaaaagaaagaaagaaagaggaaagaaagggagggaggacggagaaagaaagaaagaaagaaagaaagaaagaaagaaagaaagaaagaaagaaagaaagaaagaaaggagggaaggagaaaggatggaTTTGAGGCATTGGACCGCTCTTGCCGGCGAGCGGTGTTTGCTCCTCTACGCCCTCCAATTCAAACCCAATTCCTCTTTTCCAGATGGATCGAAGTGCCAGGTCGCTCAGCATCCAGGAAAGCGGAGGCCGACTATTCGCGTGATTTGGGGGTTTtattgtgggagggagggaatcatCTGTTTGTAAATGTGTCTCACTCCTCGTCTTCCTCCTGTTAAATTGCGGCCAACTCCTCCCTTATTAATTTTAATCGGTGTGTAATCGGCCCTCTAACCCGGCCTACCTCTCGGGGAAGTTTTTCCCACTTGCTTGCCTTTAGAAGACTCAACGGTCAACTTTCCCGTCGGCTGTTTCTCGAGGGGGCAACCGAAATCTACGGAGAATCCGGGGCAGCGAAAAGGCCAACGCCTTCAAATCGGGGGGCCCTTTATGGTAGGCAGGGTTCTTCTGCCCCGAGGGCTGGGGAGTCTCTCTCTGGCCACGTGCCAAGCGCGTTCCACTTTCTAGCGACACGTCAGCCCTAATAGGACACAGGAGGCCCACGCGCGACTCTGTAAAGCTTAGCCTCGGGCAGGACTCGCTTTGAAGGTTCGGGTTCAGATCGGAGACTTGCAGCTCGGGACTAAAAGAGAGCAGTTGCTCAGAACTAGCTTCAGGTCGTGCTGAAGCCCAAACCTTGAACGAAGGATTACAATCCTAAACCTAAAACATAATTCTaagcaaaaaaaagaaatggcaaatgcgtgcaaacacacacacacacacacacacacacacacaatcaaaaCAGAGACCTAGCTGAGACGGGACCCCAGCCCTTCAGTacaaacccacccctgacttattGCAGAGGCTCTCACCCAAGACCGACCGCCCCCCTTTCCCTCGCGCAGAAGATCCTCTGCACCAGCAAAGGCGGACGGTGGGCACGAAATTCGGGGCCCTGCCGGGCAGCGAAAGGGGCTCCCGGGGCCGCCGTCAACTCACCGACGCACTCGTTGGCTTCTCGGGCGGTGGCCCTCTGCCAGGGCCGGTCGTAGTGGAAAGGCTTGCAGCGGTCGCACTCGGGCCCGGCGGTGTTGTGCTTGCAGTCGCAGACCAGGTGGTCATCACGGTCCCGGACGCAGCGGGAGGCGTGCCCGTTGCACTTGCAGCGGCCGCCCACCTGCAGGTCGGAGACGGCGTAGTAGTAGGAATCGCGGGCCAGCTCGGAGTCGTCCTCGTTCTCGTCGCCGAAGGTGTGGAGGCGGCTGAAGACCACCCGGATGTCGGTGGCCGTCACCCAGTCCTGCAAGACGGGCGAGTTGTCGAAGTCGTGGGCCGAGGGCCGGCCGTCGAGGGTGCTGAAGGCGATGAGCCCGCCGCTCAGGGGCCGCATGTCGGTGTGCGAGTCGGTGCAGATGGCCTCCTGCTCGTTCTGCTTGGTGATGGCGGCGCGGCTGGGCTTGTTGTACATCTTGCGGCACTGCGTGGAGTAGAACTGGAAGGGCACCCAGCTCTTGCCGCCGTCCATGGACTTGGCGATGGCCATGGACTCCGGCCGCGGCGAGCAGAACTGCAGGCTGACGTAGGTCACCTCGAACTTTTTGCCCAGCGCCAGCACCAGCGTCACGTTGAGCGGGTGCTGCACGAAGCTCTCCGACTGCCAGCAGGTCAGGTTGTGCGGGTTGTTGAGGTCGGTCAGGTAGGAGGCGGGGTGGGCCCGCTTGGGGTCGGCGGCGTCGCACAGGTGGCAGCTGCGGCTCCGCTCCTCGCCCTTCTCGGCCAGCACGCAGTAGCGCGACTGGGGGCGGCCGCAGGTGCTCGACACCTTCACCTCCTTGCCGAAGGCGGCGTTGACGAAGTCCGGGATGCAGCGCCGCGGCTGCCCGTTCTCGTCGTAGCAGGGATCCGGCTGCGGGGCCGTCTGCACGGCGAACATGTTCAAGCCGTAGCCGCCGCGCACCCCTTCGGCCAGGCAGGCCACCGCCGCCAGGGCCACCAGGGCCTCCCAGCCCGCCGGGGACATCCTGCCTGCCTACCTGGTGGGCGCTGAGGGAAGGGAGCCtgtggagagaaaggagagagcgCGGGTCAGCTCCCGGAGCGCTTGGACTCCCCCTGCCCCACCCCACCGGCCTTGGCGCCTCGACGCTGACCGTCCAGGAGAACACGCGTGTTTGGGCAGACCTCCCGGCTGTCCTAGCAGTGAAAGTCTCCCTGGGGCTCGTCCGGGGGGAGAAAAGGGGGTGTAAACCTGCCTCGGAGGACGAGCGGCCCAGCGAGTGGGGGTGCTTGAGTGACAGATGCTACAGTCCGCCTCAGTTGAAAAGGCCGCTTTGGGAGCCGTAAGTAGGCCCACTAGTCACGCGGGGCTTTCTCTCTGCTcagtcttcccccctcccctcgggTTTCTCCCCTCGCGCCAAGTCAGCGCCAGCCCGCCTCGCATCCCAGTGGGGATCCCGAACCTAGTTGTGCCGTTGGCGAAGCCAGAGTTGGATAGGCTCACACAAACTAGCCCCAATTTGTATTCGAGACCCGGGGAAACCAAGCCCAGGAGTTCAGGGCAACTACTTGAATCTTCTCACGTTTCAGAGCCGCTGTTGTCCTCTGCCATAAGGTGATACATAAACACATATGAATTAAAGCGGAGGGGACCTCTGAAGGACTCCAAAGGGCTCCCAAGCATTTGGGGATTTATTGTCTACAACTTGGACGTCCTTTTTGTAGATAGCTGCTCTCTCAGGAGAAtgagaaaagtaagacaaacCTGTTGACCTACCGCGGGAGCTTAACACCCAACATCCTCCTGACCTTCGGGGAATAGGAGCCCCCTCCGCCAATGCGCGGCAATCTCCACAGGGCACCAGGGAAAGCGCACCTAATTCCCTCAGCTTTTCCCTCGCGAAACTGTAGTGACAAAATCCCTGTCAGGGAGATAAAGATCGAATGGAACGAACCGATTGGAAGGTTTTTACTACTGTGGGCTCGAAAATACCATTCTGGACGATTCCAAAGACCTTGGCTCTTAGCTTGTCCAGCAGCCTTGGGCTTAGACTCAACCAATGCTTAGGACGAGAGGGTCGTGGGGGTCCCTTTTCTTTTACCTTCACTTTCCGAGAACGTTGCCCCGAAGAGCTGGCTCTTGCAATCGAGTCCCCTGTTTTTGTGAGGACCGACTGGATCCCAAGATCACAGCAATGAAGCTGCACTGCCAAAGTTGGGACTCTTTGCCTATATACACCCAACCAGTCCTATTTAAGCCTGGCGGAGGGGAGACGGTGGGACACAACTCAGAGCTTCGGTGTGGCGCAACTACCCAGGCAGTTGGGTAACATTAAGTGAAGCAAGATCCCATTATCCAAGGATCGGCGATCCTCGTGGATTCGCCTATCACGCTAAGTCAAAATGGGATTTGGGTAACCCAGGACTCTGCGTGTGAAGCAAGGCCTTAAAACATGGTAGACCAATAGTTGATTAAACATCTAAAGGCTTAGCACTCTGGAGAAACCCGCTTCTCGTGAGTAATCGGAACTTTTTCTTAACGGAGCGCTTGGGATATTGCACTGCGCGAGAGGAAGCCGTTTCTCTTCCACCAAAAGGATTTCCTGGGGTTTCCCtccgcaaaaaaaaaaaggcctttaAGGTCGCAGCCTGAGCGTGCACAAACCTTCTGCTGGGAATTGGTCCCCAGTTGGTGCAAGCAGTCAAAGAATGCAAAGGTTGGGCTCCCATTCACGCTGGCGAAGCGGCAATTACCTGCCACCCAGATCTACCGCCGACGGAAGATAGGCAAGGATGGGGCGGGGAAGCCAAATCTCAGCCGTCCCCGCAGCCCCGCCCCGTACAATCAGTTCAAGTCCAGACTCCCGAACCCTACTAGTCAAACAAGCGCCGGTCCAAAGCCCATTTGGGGAGTGGGTTTGATTTCCCAATGAACCAATGCAAGGGCAGATCCAAGCAGGAGGAGAATCTTGAAAGGTTCGGGGGAAAAGTCCCTGTGCGCCCAACCTGGAGAAATTTGCGAGACGGGAAGCCGTTGCCAGTGGCTCTCATGTTATTTCTTCGGCCTCAGCCGGAGAAAGAGCCCGCGCGGCTAGAGATGCGCCGGAGAAGTTGGAAAGCGGCGAGAAGTGCTCGTCCGTCTTTTGGCAGGAAACGTCGGTCCCGCTCCGGTCGGGCAGCCAGACTCTCGCTCCCTTCAGGTAGCGGTCAGCTGGCCTTCCCACCCCGGAGCCCGCCCTTAGCTGCCCCCGAGACCAAAGGAGCCGCCCGCCCCGCTCTCTTCCGCCCGCTGCTGCCTGCGGGACAGCTCCCTCCTCCGGCCTGCCTTCCCCGAGCTACCTTGGCTGCAGCTGGTCGCTCGCTTCCTCGGCGGTGGCGCGGGCAGCCGCAGCTCCAGGCGAGCTGGAGACTCTCAGGGGTCTCGGTCGGTGCCCATCGCGCTGTCCCAGCGAGTGGCTAGGCTCCGCGGGTGTCGGAAGCGTGTGAGGCGGCAAACTCGGGGCGAAGTTGAGGTCATCCCGGAGGAGTGACACCCCGTGGGCTCGCGCGGGGGAAGAGAAAACGACATCCACTGGCGGGATGGCAGCTCTCGCGACGGATGGGGCGGGGAGCGGTGTGTGCGGGAGGGGGCAGGGAGCGAGAAGGGGCGGCCCCGGCACTCGTGCACTTgcgaaagggagggggaggagctgtggggaggaggaggcggagccGGAGTGGCCCAACGGGGCAGGATCAGGCTTGGCCTGGAGACTTCCTCATCAACATCAATCTGAACTGTGTGGGACAGAGAAGATCCCCTCGCAAGAGCCAAGTGAGAAAAAGAGAATGGCCAACGTCCCTCGTTCTAACATCGCAGAAAAGCCACGCTTTTGCTTTATAGCAAAGAATCTCCATCCCTGCATCCTCCTTAAGCCGGCGTTTCTTTCTGACCCAGGGCCGAAACATTCTGACGCttcaaaaaagagactggacctgtagtgaaattcaatttttttaactacctgttctgtgggcgtggcttggtgagcgtggctggggaaggatctcccttcccaccccacttctggcactagccagaggtggtatttgccgaactactcaaaatttccgctaccggttatccagaacctgttagaacctgctgaatttcactcctggacTGGACAACCTTTTGGACtggaatgggatagggtctcctacttaagcaagggagttggactagaagacctccaaggtcccttccaactctgttattctgttgtgttCAAGTGGAGAAATTGGCTGGCAAGACGCTAAAATAGGCGGTGAAGGAGTTCAGTCGCAGCTGGGTGATGCCGATCTATATAGTGTTTGCTCCTGCAGAGCATTtggaatgtgggggggggggcttcttttGGAAGATCTTCGACCCTCACGGAGCTACGCAGACAGGGAGAAAAATCCACACCCCTCTCTCACTGTTCACTCCCGAGTGTGTCCAAGAGATTCACTTCTCTCCCTTATCGGCGTTCGCACACACATACCTAAAGTCTCAACCTTTTTGTCTCAAATCAGTGCTGCCAAATTTCCCATCCCGGCACGAAATATTTAATGAAAGACTCGGCGAAACGAAACATGCAGTTAGCAGCCTGCGGCTTTATCTCCAAATATATGAAACGTTTGCTGCTTAACAAAAACTCTGAACCTGGGATTCAAGGTTGTCTGTGCAAGCTAAGTGGAAATAGGAGAACTTTTCCTCCATCTGGTgatctttcttcccctctttcaaTATTTAAAGCAGCTTTCCAAGCCTTGAAAACTGCTGGC contains:
- the NTN1 gene encoding netrin-1, producing MSPAGWEALVALAAVACLAEGVRGGYGLNMFAVQTAPQPDPCYDENGQPRRCIPDFVNAAFGKEVKVSSTCGRPQSRYCVLAEKGEERSRSCHLCDAADPKRAHPASYLTDLNNPHNLTCWQSESFVQHPLNVTLVLALGKKFEVTYVSLQFCSPRPESMAIAKSMDGGKSWVPFQFYSTQCRKMYNKPSRAAITKQNEQEAICTDSHTDMRPLSGGLIAFSTLDGRPSAHDFDNSPVLQDWVTATDIRVVFSRLHTFGDENEDDSELARDSYYYAVSDLQVGGRCKCNGHASRCVRDRDDHLVCDCKHNTAGPECDRCKPFHYDRPWQRATAREANECVACNCNLHARRCRFNMELYKLSGRKSGGVCLNCRHNTAGRHCHYCKEGYYRDMTKPITHRKACKACDCHPVGAAGKTCNQTTGQCPCKDGVTGITCNRCAKGYQQSRSPIAPCIKIPVVPPTTVASSTEKPADCDTYCKASKGKLKINMKKYCKKDYAVQIHILKAEKAAEWWKFTVNIISVYKQGANRIRRGDQILWIRSKDIACKCPKVKSMKKYLLLGHDENSPDQNGLVADKSSLVIQWRDTWARRLRKFQQREKKGKCKKA